One genomic segment of Desmodus rotundus isolate HL8 chromosome 5, HLdesRot8A.1, whole genome shotgun sequence includes these proteins:
- the LOC128780849 gene encoding olfactory receptor 4C11 produces MAMNNSVIEFILFGLTQDEGKQKAVFVVFLILYLGTLSGNFLIVVTIKSSKTLGSPMYFFLFYLSFADACFSTTTAPRLIVNALSRKKTISYNECMTQVFAVHFFGAMEIFVLILMAFDRYVAICKPLQYPIIMSQRVCGVLVSVAWVGSCIHSLAQIFLALQLPFCGPNVIDHYFCDLQPLLNLACVDTYVTNLLVVSNSGVICTVSFIILLISYVLILYSLRNYSREGKRKALSTCTSHFIVVVIFFGPCIFIYTRPPTTFSVDKMVAVFYTIGTPLLNPLIYTLRNAEVKNAMKKLWCNKV; encoded by the coding sequence ATGGCAATGAATAACAGTGTGATtgaattcattttgtttgggttGACACAGGATGAAGGAAAGCAGAAAGCAGTATTTGTGGTCTTCTTGATTCTTTACCTTGGGACACTGTCAGGGAACTTTCTCATTGTAGTGactattaaaagcagcaagacccTTGGGagtcccatgtacttcttcctgttCTATCTGTCCTTTGCTGATGCCTGCTTCTCTACAACGACTGCCCCCAGATTGATTGTGAATGCCCTTTCTCGGAAGAAGACCATTTCCTACAATGAGTGCATGACTCAGGTATTCGCAGTCCACTTCTTTGGGGCCATGGAGATCTTTGTGCTCATCCTCATGGCCTTTGATCGCTACGTTGCCATATGTAAGCCCTTGCAATACCCAATCATCATGAGCCAGCGAGTCTGTGGCGTGTTGGTGAGTGTGGCCTGGGTGGGATCTTGTATCCACTCTTTAGCACAGATTTTCCTGGCTTTGCAATTGCCTTTCTGTGGCCCCAATGTGATTGACCATTATTTTTGTGACTTGCAGCCGTTGTTGAATCTTGCCTGCGTGGACACATATGTGACAAATTTGCTAGTTGTCTCTAATAGTGGGGTCATTTGTACAGTGAGTTTTATAATCCTGCTTATATCCTATGTTCTCATCTTGTACTCTCTGAGAAACTACAGCAGAGAAGGAAAGCGAAAAGCCCTTTCCACATGCACATCCCACTTTATTGTGGTTGTCATATTTTTTGGCCCATGTATATTCATATACACACGCCCGCCAACCACATTTTCAGTAGACAAGATGGTGGCTGTATTTTATACAATTGGGACACCCTTGCTCAACCCTCTGATCTACACACTGAGGAATGCAGAGGTGAAAAATGCCATGAAAAAGTTATGGTGTAACAAAGTATGA